The genomic segment CAGCGCTGGCGGCAATGTGGAATTTAATCAAGACGGCGCTTACAGCGAAAAGCCCGACGTCGCCATTGTGGTATGGGGCGAGTCGCCCTATGCCGAAATGCAGGGCGATGTACAGAACTTGTTGTACAAAGAATCAGCCGGCCGCGATTGGGCGCTGTTGCAAAAGCTAAAAGCCGAGGGTATTCCGGTAGTCTCATTGTTTATCACCGGGCGGCCTTTATGGATAAACCGCGAGCTGAATGCCTCCGATGCCTTTGTGGTGATTTGGCAGCCGGGCACCGAAGGCGCCGGTGTTGGCGATGTGCTTTTTACCACGGCAAGTGGCGACATCGCGCACCCGATAAAAGGCAAGCTGACTTTCTCCTGGCCGCGCACGCCAGATCAGGGCCCGCTAAATGTGGGCGATGCCGACTATGACCCGCTGTTCCCCTACGGTTTTGGTCTGACTTACGGTGAGGCAGACACCCTTGGCGACGATTTGCCCGAGGAATATGACGCGAGCTTTGAAGCCAGCGATGAAATGCCCGTATTTAATCGGCGCCCCATGGAGCCCTTTGGCATCATCCTGGAAGGCTGCAAAAACGACCGAGTAGCTTTAACGGGCAACGCCGCGGAAACCACCAGCGTTAGTGTGAGTTGCGTAGACCGCGAGGTGCAGGAAGACGCCCGCCGTGTGCTCTGGAATGGCGCGGGCGAGGGGTTTGTCGCCCTGTCGACCCGCGACCGCCAGGTAATGGTGGATTACCTCGAAAACGACGGCGCGCTGGTGTTCGAGGTAAAAGTCGATAGCGCCCCCACCGCACCGGTTACATTGCGCTTAGGCTGTGGCCCCAATAGCAACTCAGACCTGGATATCACCGAAACGGTTAAAAACCTTGTGGACCAAGGCTGGGCAAGGGTGACGGTACCCCTGCACCTGTTCCCCGATGTAGGCTCGGACTTTGGCTTGGTGCTGCCGCCGGAAGAGTTTTTCTACCGTGTTCTGGAGCCTTTTACTCTGGTTACCAGCGGCGAGTTGGATTTGCGCTTTTCCTTTGTCGAGGTGCAAAAACATAAGGCCGGTAAAGCGATACAGGTAAGCGCTTGTTAACCTTCTGCCATTAACTTGGCTCGAGAAGCCCGCTCTTGCGAAAGAGCGGGCTTGATTAACCCCCACAAATGACTACCATAGCGGCCTTACGGAAGTAGGCGCCCAGAGAATCTCTGCGAACTTTTGTCGTCCACGCGTGTCATACGCGCGTTACGGATCTCCCTGTGCACGGGAGGACAAAAAATAAGCGCCAGACGCAGCGCAAGCGAAAAATACTATGGTTAAAGTCCGCCAAGACCACCCCATTGCCGCAGACGGCAGTGTCGATATCGATGCCTGGCTGCAGCGCCTGGAAGGCATCGAGCAGCAAAGCTCACCTACGTTGGCCGAAATTAAGCGCGCCTGCGAACTCTGCCAAAGTGTCGATATTCTACCCAGTACCGACCCCCACAGCTGGGGCGAGGGCACCAGTTGCTTTCGTATCGGTCTGGAAATGGCCGAAATTCTCGCCGACTTACAGCTGGACCAAGACACCCTGGTCGCCGCCGTGCTCTACCGCGCGGTACGAGAGGGCAAGCTCGCACTCACCGGGGTAGAGGCGCAGTTCGGTGAAACCGTCGCCAAGCTGATTAAGGGCGTACTGCGTATGGCGGCCATTAGCTACCAGCGCAATGAGTCCGATGAAAAAGTATTCGGTAAACAGTCCGAAGAGCAGGCCGACAACATTCGCAAAATGCTGGTGGCCATGGTGGATGATGTACGTGTCGCACTGATCAAACTGGCCGAGCGCACCTGCGCCATTCGGGCGGTAAAAACCGCAAGCCCCGCGCGCCGTCGCCAGGTGTCGCGCGAGGTGTCCGATGTGTACGCACCCCTGGCGCACCGCTTGGGTATCGGCCACATTAAGTGGGAGTTGGAAGACCTTTCTTTTCGCTACCTGGAGCCCGCCGATTACAAACGCATTGCCTCGCTGTTGGACGAGCGTCGTATCGCCCGACAAGAATACATCGACAATGTGCTGGAGCTTTTGCGTGGCGAACTGAAAACCGCCAATATCGACGGCGAAGTGAACGGTCGTGCCAAGCATATCTACAGCATCTGGCGCAAAATGCGCCGCAAGGGCATCGGCTTTTCTCAGGTGTACGACATTCGCGCCGTGCGTATTCTGGTACCCTCGGTGCGCGACTGTTATACCGTGCTGGGTATTGTGCACAGCCTGTGGCGCAACATCCCCCACGAGTTTGACGACTACATCGCCTCGCCCAAAGAAAACGGCTACCGCTCGCTGCACACCGCGGTAATCGGCCCGGAAAACAAAGTGTTGGAAATTCAGGTGCGCACCTACGCCATGCACGATGAAGCTGAGCTGGGTGTGTGCGCCCACTGGCGTTACAAAGGCACAGATACCGATGCCGCGCAGGACGGTTACGAACAAAAAATCTCCTGGCTACGCCAAGTGCTTGAATGGCACGACGAGCTGGGCGGCAGCAGCGAGCAGCAGCTGCAGGATGATCTGAAAGCTTTCGATCAAGACCGCATTTATGTGTTTACCCCCGAAGGCCATGTGGTGGATTTACCGAAAACCGCCACGCCTTTGGATTTTGCCTACCGCATTCATACCGATGTTG from the Gilvimarinus sp. DA14 genome contains:
- the relA gene encoding GTP diphosphokinase, which gives rise to MVKVRQDHPIAADGSVDIDAWLQRLEGIEQQSSPTLAEIKRACELCQSVDILPSTDPHSWGEGTSCFRIGLEMAEILADLQLDQDTLVAAVLYRAVREGKLALTGVEAQFGETVAKLIKGVLRMAAISYQRNESDEKVFGKQSEEQADNIRKMLVAMVDDVRVALIKLAERTCAIRAVKTASPARRRQVSREVSDVYAPLAHRLGIGHIKWELEDLSFRYLEPADYKRIASLLDERRIARQEYIDNVLELLRGELKTANIDGEVNGRAKHIYSIWRKMRRKGIGFSQVYDIRAVRILVPSVRDCYTVLGIVHSLWRNIPHEFDDYIASPKENGYRSLHTAVIGPENKVLEIQVRTYAMHDEAELGVCAHWRYKGTDTDAAQDGYEQKISWLRQVLEWHDELGGSSEQQLQDDLKAFDQDRIYVFTPEGHVVDLPKTATPLDFAYRIHTDVGHRCRGAKVNGRIVPLNYHLNTADQVEILTGKREAPSRDWLSPALGYVNTARARAKVQHWFKVQARDDNIAEGQALLDREFKRLALLDLDFEALAKKLNMQTLDDLYAAVGASDIGVGQVLNAAQRLIDKEHPKEPVIPFKARSPKTKKDSDVYIEGVGNLLTQIASCCNPVPGDAITGYITLGRGVSIHRADCSNILQLQADEPERIIKVDWGRKPQSSYSVDIMVEAYDRSGLLRDITSLLDHERINISAMQTLSDKQKNSVDMLITVEIRGFDELSRVLTRLNQLPNIASARRKL